A region of Arabidopsis thaliana chromosome 5, partial sequence DNA encodes the following proteins:
- a CDS encoding acylphosphatase family (acylphosphatase family; FUNCTIONS IN: acylphosphatase activity; INVOLVED IN: biological_process unknown; EXPRESSED IN: 24 plant structures; EXPRESSED DURING: 15 growth stages; CONTAINS InterPro DOMAIN/s: Acylphosphatase-like (InterPro:IPR001792), Acylphosphatase, conserved site (InterPro:IPR017968), Acylphosphatase (InterPro:IPR020456); Has 2946 Blast hits to 2946 proteins in 1156 species: Archae - 171; Bacteria - 2226; Metazoa - 216; Fungi - 33; Plants - 44; Viruses - 0; Other Eukaryotes - 256 (source: NCBI BLink).), with translation MASIVGIRTRFLSFGKLSQISSSLLRIHNPRNHQNPLILPLPCFSAAPSRHRPLIWLRSSPPVSSMTTQAESGSSQQSDSSKTVRVVIKGRVQGVCYRNWTVENAEQLGIKGWVRNRRDGSVEALFSGPPEAVDEMHQRCRRGPPAAMVTGLEAFPSTEEPGSSFEYRSTV, from the exons ATGGCCTCAATTGTCGGAATTCGAACAAGATTCCTGAGTTTCGGGAAGCTTTCacaaatctcttcttcactgTTGAGAATACACAATCCTCGTAATCATCAGAATCCTCTTATTCTCCCTCTTCCTTGTTTCTCTGCCGCTCCTAGTCGTCATCGTCCTCTGATTTGGCTTCGCTCATCTCCGCCTGTGTCCTCGATGACCACTCAGGCTGAATCTGGGTCTTCCCAGCAATCCGATTCTTCCAAAACG GTGAGAGTGGTGATAAAGGGAAGAGTACAGGGAGTGTGCTACAGAAACTGGACTGTTGAGAACGCTGAGCAGCTGGGGATAAAGGGATGGGTTAGGAACCGCAGGGATGGTTCAGTGGAAGCACTCTTTTCAGGACCACCTGAAGCTGTTGATGAGATGCATCAGAGGTGTCGCCGTGGTCCTCCTGCAGCCATGGTTACCGGTTTGGAGGCTTTCCCTTCCACTGAAGAACCTGGATCAAGTTTTGAATACAGATCAACCGTCTGA